CACCGGGTATGGGTGGCGCGGATCTTTCCGACGCGGACGCCATCAGGTGACGCGTTCCGGTTTCGTTGATGAGTCGGGCGAGCAATGCCTTGCTCCGTGTCGCGCGTGGATAGGCTCACGGGGCGGCCCATCACGTCGTGTCAGGGTGCCCCGCGATGAAGCTGGTGAACGCGTTATAAGGTTGACTCAATATGGCACTGTCGATCATCAGGCCGAAGGTCTCGTCTCCGCTATCGAGTTCGTAGTACATCACCGACTGGATGTTTTTCGCCTTTCTGGCCACAAAGTAGCTGGCAAGCTGCGTACTGATGTAGCTCGCCCGATATGCCGCTGACTTTTCGGGTCCCGTGTTCCACTCGGTGAGCAGGAACGGCACGCCGTAGCGGGCCTGGCAGTACGTAGGCAGATCGAAGCCCGGACCCGCACCATCGGAACCGATATTGAGGATATCGCCGTAGACTTCGAAGTTGTGCCATGTCGTCATGTCCCAACGTACAGCCGGATGGCCGCCCGTTCCATCGGGTTGCATGCCGTTCCACAGCGCGTCGGATGCGCCGATGTCGGCCACAGTAAAATTGACGCCGCACTTCGCCGCTGGTTGCACGGGCCGTTGACGTTTTCACGGAAATGCTCCGGAGAAATCAATCCGCTCAGCATAGGCCTGACTGACGGCGACCTGTATTGGACTTTGGTCCAATAAGGGAACATTCGATCGATCTGCTTACTTCGCGCATCGGCACGTAGATCCGCGTGAATGCAATCAGGGCAGGTTCACCCCGTCGTGCTGGCGGGCGGCTCGGGAGCGCGCCTTTTCCTCTGGCGCAGCCGCGCTCCGGCTGCGTTTTGACGACATGCGGCGCGGGCCGGTTGGTCGCACCCCACGCCGCCTTGCATTTGCGCCGCACAGTCAGTTGCTTCCTAGACGCGAAAACTCACGCTCTCTGCTGACCACGACACCACGGCCATAAAAGCGCGTGAAACAACTTCCTTGGCGCTTCGCCCGAATCCAGTCCGACGTCCGGAAAACGGTCTTGCGCTGGCTGCCGAAACGTACCAAACATATGATCCCAGATAAGAAACATAGCGCCAAAATTTCTGTCGTAGTCTGCTGGATCGCGTGAATGATGGAGTCGATGAACTTGCGGATTGTTCAGTGCCCACGGATAACGTGCCGGCGCAAATCTGACGTTCATATGCACCAGGTTGTTATTCAATGCGAACACGATCGCAACTGCCACACCAACACTCGGCGGTACCTTGAGCAACACCCCAACCAGCGGATAAAGACAGGCTGATTTGATTAACGGCTCAATCCAGAAATTCCTGTAAGTCACCGTGACATCAAAATGCTCGGCGCTATGATGCAGTTCGTGCATTTTCCATAACAGCGGAAACCTGTGCTGGGCTCGATGAAAGAGATATTCGATCAGGTCAGAGATCAGGAGAGCCGAAACAAAAGCTAGACACCATCCAATAGGGCCTGCTGGAAAAGCAATCCGTCCTTCGCCCAATGTGCGCGTCATGGTGAGCGATATGCCGGCCACCATGGGTTGAATCATGGAGACCACCGCATTGCTGACCAGCGAGTACCGGATATTGAACTGGGCATGCGACGGTGCAGAAGGCCGCGCCTCGCCCAGATACCGAACTGCAATACGTTCGCCCCATAACGCCAGGAGGAGGCTCAGCGCGAGCAACCCGAGCGACACCAAGACTGGCGACAAGATAACAGCGCACTGAGAAAGGGCACTTATCGATGCCTCCTTCGACATGTTTCCCCCGCACTTGCAGCACAGTTAATAACCCTCAATGGCGGCCTTATTCGGAGTGTGCGTACTACACCGCCTCGTTATCGCGATTGACCGTCCTCGGGTATCTTCCTTTCCGCACGCTCCTCATTCGCCTTTAATCCAACAAGCCGTCAATCGCCGAGGTCGGTTTCATGGCAACTGCATATCGATAACGTTCAGAAAAGTCCCGGCAAAACACGATACTGCACCTTGCTTTTGTACGTGCGATAAAGCGTGTCACTGCTCAAAAGCCGTTCCTCCCGCACGATTCTGCACGCCTGCAATACGAACTGCCCCCCGTATACCAGCACGTTCTGGATGCCGAAGTTCGAAAGCAGGAAGCCGATGTCTGCGATGAAGTAGCCGAGATACATCGGATGTCTCACGAACCGGTACGCACCTGTCGAAACAACGCCGCGGTTCGCAGGCAATATCCCGAACGAGCGGCGCAGCGAAGCCTTCGCATAGATCTGCCAGCATATCCCGGCAACCTGCAACGCCGCGCCCACCCATTCCGGCAGGATCTGTACTCCCGACCCGAGTCGAATCGCGAGAAAGTAATATGTGGCGCCCATCGAAGAAATGTACGCAAACGGCGTCCAATCGCGCCGGACAGGTACACGTGAGAACAGCGACAGACCCACCGTGAAGCACTCCGCGACCACTAGTAGTAGTAACGTGATGCGCCCAGGTTCAGCAAGCCAGTGGATGATCGCTGCATAGCTGAAAAGACCCAGCATCGTCGCCGCACATGCCCGCGCCAACACTTCGAACAGCGCATCCATCGCCCCTGGAGAAGACGCGGCTGCGACGGGTTCCGGACGTGCCGCGGATTGCGCTTCCGGATCACAGCCTTTATCGACGATCGTACTCATGCCCCGTGCCCCATAGTGGTCCGTGTTTTTGTCGGGCTCCGCCGGATGAATCTGGTCATCCTCGCATTGCCTTTATGCTGCTTTTCGCTTGACTGATGCTTGTCAGACAGACTGATCACCTTTCAGATGGTCGTCAATGATTTTCAGCACCCCGCAAAAATACCTTCGTATGCTCTTCAGTTCATCGTAGCCAAGCGTGCCATCAAATTCGGCAAGGTGACGGTTGACCGGCTCGAAACAGGCTGTGATCGCTGCCCGGCCGCCCGGAACGAAACGCAACAAGATGCGCCGCCCATCGGTCGGATCAGGCTCACGTGTTATCAGCCCCGCTTTTTCGAGATTCTTCAGGGAGCTTGTGATACTGCCCGGAGATAGTCCCGTAAGTTTCGATAGCCGGCCCGGCGTGACCGGTTGCACTTCGTCCGAATAGGCGACTTCGAGGCATTCCAGGTCGGTCACGTTCAGTCCCAGCTGGTCCGCCACAAACTGGTTGAAGGCCGATAGCTTGATGCCCAGTATGAAGCGCAACCGGACGAGATCCACGCGTTCGATAGAAGCAGGTTTCATGGTTCCCCTCCAACAGTCACTGCGACACCGAGCCGTCTGGGTGGCCGGCGAGCGTCGGCAGCAGCACGCGGAGGACCTGGATGAAAGCCGGACCGAGCAATACCAGCATCAGCGTCGGAAAGATGCAGAACATGAGCGGAAATAGCAGTTTCAGCGCGATCTTTCCGGCGGCCTCTTCCGCCTTGAGCCGGCGCTTGAGCCGCAGGCTTTCCGAATGCACGCGCAACGAATCGGCCATGCTGGTGCCGAAGCGCTCTGCCTGGATCAGCATGGCGACCAACACTTCGACCTCCTCGACGCCCGTGCGCATTGCCAGGTTCTTGAGCGCCGTTTCCTTGCTCCAGCCCGACCTCAGTTCGAGGAGCACGAGTTGGAGTTCGTCGCTCAGCGTCTGGCTCTTGACATGCATTTCGTCGGCCACTTTCATCAGCGCAGCATCCAGGCCAAGGCCTGCCTCCACACACACCGTGAGCAGGTCCAGCGCATCGGGAAAGTCCTCGAAAATGGACTGCTTGCGCTGGCGCACCCGGCGGGTGAGCACAAAATTCGGCAGGTAGTAGCCAATGCCCGCAACCACAAGCAGCAGGAACAGAAGCAGTTTGCTCTTTTCGTTCGACAGGTACGGGCCGACCGTCACGAGGAGGATAAGGGGCAGCCCCATCACGAGGACGGTTTTGGCGGCAAAGTAAGCCCCGGGAGCCGACTCGCTGCGCCACCCGGCGTGCATGAATTTCATGCGCAGCGCCGAACTTTCCCAGCCCTCTTTCGGAATCGAGAGTTTCGCAATCGGCTTCGAAGCTTCCGCAATCTTCTTTACCCATTGAGCCTCGTCGCTATTCGTACCTTGCGCCGTAGGCTGTTCGTTGTTTGTGAGCTTGCCGAGGCGGCGATTGATCGAGTTTGGCATCAGCAGTGCCATCACGCCCAATGAGACAAGGGCGACGATCGCGAATACGGCGGCCAGCAATAACAGTTGTTCTGTTTTCATGGCGGGCATGGGATCGACCCATCCTCAAAGAATAAAAATCACACGCTTCTCTCAAACATGGATACGGATGATCTTGCGCATCCAGACCACGCCGAGCACCATCATGACGAACGCCCCACCGATCAGCTTGATGCCCGTCGGGTCGGTGTACAGCACCCGAAGGAAGCCCGGATTCAGGATCGAGATCAGGAACGCCACCACAAATGGCAAGCAGCCCAGAACCCAAGCCGACAGCCGCCCTTCGGCTGACAGCACTCTCACCTTGCCGAGCAGTGCCAGCCGGGCGCGAATGATCTGGCTGATGTTGCCGAGAATTTCAGCGAGGTTGCCGCCGCTCTCCCGCTGGATCAGGATGGCGACCACGAAATAGCGCAGGTCGCTGACCGGTATGCGGTTGGCGAGCCCGCCCAGTGCGTCATTGAGCGACACGCCGAAATTGATCTGGTCGAACGTCGTGCGAAACTCGCTGCCGATCGGCTCAGGCATTTCATCGCCTACCATGCCGAGCGCCGACGAGAACGAATGTCCGGCCTTTAGCGACCGGCCGATCATGTCGGCCGCCTCAGGCAACTGCTCCTCGATCGCCTTCAGCCGCTTCTTCTTGGCGCGATTCACCTTGAACGGCGCAATCATGCCGGCGATCAGCATGACGGCAACGAGCACCAGCGGAGGTACATAGACCACAAAACCTATGGCGCACACCATCAATGGCGGGACCACGGTGTACGCAACGAACTTTCCCATCGACCAGTTCAGCCCGGACTGAACCAGCCAGCGGTCCACCATCTGGATGCGCGGCACCCACAGCAGCATTCGGGTCAATAGCGGCGATCCGCTCAACTCACGCTGCTTGAGAATGGACATCGCCGGATCATTGCCGTTTCCGCCGGCAGACATCATGCGTATCCGGCTTTCGACGCGCTTGGCCTCGCTGCTGTGGCGGCTGTTCCACCACAAATAGCCCGCTTCGATCAATAGAACGATCGAGAAGAACACCAGGATGACGAATCCATAGAATAGAAAGTTCATGTCCAGATGCCTCGCAGTGACGCAGCCGTAGCCGCCTTCCGCTCTTTGTTGTTTCGTGCTTGCATTGAGCGGCCTATACGGGGAATTGCCTCGACGGGTCATACAGCGAATCGGGCACGGCCACGCCGAATGCCTGCAACCGCTCGGAGAACTTCGGCCGCACACCCGTCGCGCAGAAATGCCCGCACACCTTCCCGTCCTTGTCGACCCCGGAGCGCCGGAACGCGAAGATCTCCTGCATGTTGATGATGTCGCCTTCCATTCCGGTAATTTCCGAGATGCTTGTGATCTTGCGGCGCCCATCCGTCAGACGCGCGGCCTGTACGATGACACCAATTGCCGAGCTGATCTGGTGGCGTGCGGACTTCTGCGGCAGATTCAGCCCGGCCATGCCGATCATGTTTTCGAGTCGCGTCAGCGCATCGCGCGGCGTATTGGCGTGGATCGTCGCGAGCGAACCTTCGTGACCGGTGTTCATGGCCTGCAGCATATCCAGGGCTTCCGCGCCGCGCACTTCGCCGAGGATGATCCGATCAGGTCGCATCCGCAGGGCATTACGCACCAGCGAGCGCTGGGTAATCTCGCCTTTACCTTCAATGTTGGGCGGACGTGTTTCGAGCCGCAGCACATGCTCCTGACGCAACTGAAGCTCAGCTGCGTCTTCGATCGTGACGATCCGCTCATCGGACGGAATGAAGCCCGACAGCAGGTTGAGCATCGTCGTCTTGCCGCTACCCGTGCCGCCCGAAATCAGCACGTTCACCTTCGCGGCGGACAGCGCTTCGAGCACATGAATCATAGGCGGCGTGACGCTTTGATACTCGATCAGATCTTTCACGCTCAGCGGATTGACGGCGAACCGGCGAATGGACATCAAGGGCCCATCAATCGCCGATGGCGGAATGATTGCGTTCATCCGCGACCCGTCCGGCAGACGCGCATCGACCATCGGGTTCGATTCATCGACGCGGCGGCCCACGCGCGAGACGATCTTCTCGATTACCTTCATCAGATGCGCGTCGTCGTAGAACGTCACGTCGGTCAGTTCGAGCTTACCGCGCCGTTCGACGTAGATCTGACTGTACGTGTTGACGAGAATGTCTGAGACGGTTGGATCGGCCAGCAGCAGCTCGAGCGGCCCGAAGCCGAGCATTTCGTCGCGCACGTCGCGGATGAGGTGCCGCCGCTCAACCTCGTTGATGGGGATGTTGTCCTCTTCAACGATGCGTTCGACGAGTTGAGCGAGCTCATACTGTATCTGGTCGTTCGACAGACGCTGCAGCTTTTCAAGTTCGACGCGATCGATGATCGCCTGATGAACGTTCCTCTTGAGCTCCTGATAGGCTTTTTGCGCCATTTTCGTGCGCTGCAAAGCCCGGTCCTGCGCCGGTGCGTCAGCGTGTTGGGAAAACTGCTCGCGCAAACTCATCACGTTGTCCATTCTGGTTCTCCTGTATCGCTCCGCGTAGGGTTCAGGCTCTGCTCAGCGCCGGCCGGCTAAAGAACTTCTGCAGGATGCCGCTGCTGCTCCGCGAATTCGCTGGCGGAGGCGAAAGACTGTGCACCAGTTCGCTCAGTCCTTTCGCGACGCCGCTCGATTGGGCAAGCCGCAAAATCGGCACCCCCTGGTTGATCGAGGCTGACACGGATGCCTTGTCTTCGGGAATGACGCTCGCCACGCGCAGGCCCAACGCTTTCTCGAGTTCCTGCAGCCCTACGGGCCCCTTCTTCTCATAGCGGTTGACCAATACGCGGACCTTGTCGCCGCGATAGTCGAGCGAACGGAAGATCTCCAGCAGCCTGCGGCCGGCCCGCAAATACGGCAGGCTCAGTTGCAGCACGGGGAAGATGTATTCGCTCTGATCCAGCGCGACGATCGACACATTGCTGAGGCTCTGCCCGACATCGAAAATGACGAGATCGTATTGAGGGCGCGCGAGATTCAGAATGCGCTGCAGATGCTCGGGCTTGATCTCCTTCGCACGCGCCGGGTCGGGCGCGCCGGCCAACACATCGAAAGCGTCGCTGACTCGCGTCAGGCATGCTTCGAGGAAGGCGGGATCGAGCCGGTCGATTTGCGTGCTGACATCGGCGAGCGTAGCGGGCGGCGTGATTTCGGACACGAGGAATGCCGCTTCGCCGAACTGAGGGTTCAGATCGATCAGCAGCGAGCGCTTGCCCGCCGTCGAGGCTGCAAACGCCAGGTTTGCCGCCAGAAAAGACGTGCCGCTTCCGCCCTTGCAAGACACGAATGAAATAACCCGCCCGTCGCGCCGCGCGCTATTCGTCTTGCGGGCGATACGGTCGACGGCATGCCGCAGGCCGTCAGGATCGGCCGGCCACGGCTGGACATCACGCACGCCTGCGCGCATCGCGCGAATGAGCAGGTCCGCGGACGGCGACGGCGTCAACAGCATGCAGGTCAAGTCGGGATGCTCCGTTGCAATGGCATGCAGCGCATCGAAGTCCTGTTGCGTCGGTTGCGCGCCGTCGAATATCAGCATGTCGACGCCATCGAGCGCCCCCTTGTTCGTGCAGAGATCAAGCAAGCCCGCCGTCGAGATCCTGACGCGATGGTGGGAATCGCCCGCCTCGACGACCCGTGCGATCGCGTTCGCGTGCGCCGGATCGGATGAAATCGTGAGAATGTCGATCATTTGTTTCTTCCTGTCATGAGCGATGATCTAGAGGCAGGTCGGATTCGTGCCGCCCACGCTGCTTAAGCTTTCTCTTGGCAACGTCGTCGAGAATGGCGGCATCATCAGGTCGAATGGTACGAAGGGCACCATCGTGTTGACGGAGACGTTGGTGATCGCAACCGTGACCGACGTGCACGACGTGGCGTCGCAGCCCGACGGCAAATACGTCACCGTCACATTGGCGGGCTTCAGAATCGGCAATAGCTTCCGCATATCCTTGATCACCGGATTGCCTGTTGTCTGGCTGGCGTTGATGTCGCACACCACCGCCACGCGTGCGCCCATCCGCGTGGCTTCGGCTGCCGTATTCCAGTAAAAGAGCACACGCCCCATTTCCATCACGCCGATCAGCAGCGTAAAGAACACCGTCGAGACGAGCGCGAATTCGAGGGCGGCTACGCCTTTTTGACGGCGCGCGCCGGGCAGACGAAGGATCGCTGTCTTGTTCATAGCACTTGCCTCATCACGCAGCTGATATCTCCGAAGACCATATTGCCCAGATTGAAGAACCCGGTGATCTGGTTGTACTGGTATCCCTGGATGCTGACCTCGATGAGATTGATGGTCTCGGCGGCAGGGTTGGTTTGAACGTTCTTGTACTGCCCGCTGCAGCCCGTTGTATTGACCTGGTCGCAGACCACGACCATGTTTGTCGTCAGGCCAGTCACGAGGGGCGTGCCTGTACAGCCCGTCGTGCCGTAGACCGCAAGGCACTGGGCTTGCGCAAGCGGATAGTTGGTCGTGTCGGTCGGGTCATAGGCCGACAGCAGGCGCGTCGCATCCCGCACCGACTTCACCATCGTGTTGTACTCATAGAACGCGTGGCCGAACTCGGCGATGCCAAGCAGCAGCGTGATCAACGGAATGGCCACGAGCCCGAATTCGACTGCCACGGCGCCTCGCATGCGGCGCAGGGATCGGCGGTGATAGCGCATGAGGACGCTCCTATTGCACGAGAACGGGTACCATCGGCCCGATGCCAGCGGACGTGCTTCCCGGGATGCCCTGTGTTGCGCAGGGCGAATCCGGAGCGCTCGCGTCACCGCGATACTCCAGCCAGATCGTGCCGCTGAGATAACTGCTGATGTTTTTCTCCATCGGATGAAGCATCAGCACGCACGCCCATGACTTGATTGCCGATTTCTGGGTGCCACCCTGTAATGCACCGCAGTCGACCACCGGTACAAGCGCCAGCCGCCGGTCGGAGCCATTGTCGTAACCGCCTGTTTTATATTTGTTGAGGACCAGATTCGTCCCCTGGTAAGCGTTGCGACCCGGCCGCTGGTTGTCGCGGAAATCTGGGAATACATTCGAGCCCGGCACCTGGTTTCCTTTAGCATCCTTTGTGGGCACGTAGGAGTAGCCGGTGAAATCCGGCACACCGGTGGGGGTGTCCGGCGGAACTTTGAACGGGTTCTGGTAAATCCCGAAACGGGTATTCCATGCGCCGTCTATGCTCTGGATGTTGCCAGTGTGGCCGACATTGGTACCGAGCGTTGGCAACGAGCACTGTCCTGAACCCGTGAGTAGCGCTTTCATGTCGGGCGTATTCTGAAACCCGCTGTTCGGATCGCTTGGATCAATAGGGTACGCGACCCACATGAAGTTACCGCTCAACTGTTGGTTACTGTCCGAGCCAATCTTGCTGGGCAACCATTGTCCAATCGCATAAGGGCTGCCTGCAGGAGGCTGGCAGACGCCAACGGGCAACGCGCACGTGGTCTGCGATTGCGTGGTGGACGCTACGGCCGTCGCGGCAACAGCCGACTGACCGAGCGTGGCATTGACCACCCGCATGAACCAGTTGGATATACCAGCGCGCCTCACCGTACAGCGCACGAATCCGATCTTAGGCACATCCGACAATGCGTACGCGCTCTTGTTCAGATAGGAGCCGGCGAACTGCTTGCTGAACGTGACATCGATGTTGGCCGACGCCACGTTCTCGCTCTGCAGCAACACCCGATTGGTCGACCCCACCGTCAACCCTGCCGCCTCGGGCGCATCGAGCGACACCGCCTTGGTCAGGTCACGTGCCGCTGCCAGTGCACAGGCGTCCGCGGCATTCGACAGTTCGCTCTTCGCAATGTAGAGCTTCCCCAGATCGAGTGCGAGCCCGGCGAAGCCGATCAGCACGGCGAGCGTCAGTGCGACGATGATCGCCACGATGCCGCGCTCGCCCCGCCGAGCCGCTCCACGCATACCGGAATGATTGACGCGATGCATGACGATCTCCCGCATTGGTTGCTTTTACCGGCCGCTGTTTCCGTTTCCTACACCGATGACGTATGCACCCTGTGTTGTGACGGGATGCGAGAAGGACTTGTCATACGTCGCCATCGCCGACGCAGCGGACTTGCCATCCATACCGTCTGGGGCATGTTCGCGTTCGCCGGCATGCGGATCGATGATTTGTGCCTGTGTGACTGCTTTCAGCGCCTGCCCGATGTGTGCGTCCCAGATGGGCGTGCTCGACATGCAGCCACCGAGTGCGATGCAGACCGGGACGATGAGCGCTGCCCGACGCGTGAAGGCAAAAGTTTCGAGTTTCATGAGATTCCCCTTCATCAGATCAGTGGTCCCGCGCCGGGCTCGACGCGTCGGCATTCAAGACGTCCTGTTGAGCTACGCGCGCGGCAATCCTTCGGGCGGCACTTTCGATGCGCGCCGCGTTCCCGTCCGTCGTCGAGCTCTGCGCCGAAGACTGGGCGGAGCCCAGCGTGTTTGCCGGGAGCCCGTCAGTGCCGGACGCCGACGGCTGCGCAGACGTGTCCGACGTGGGCTGCGGCTCGTTCGGCGGCACGACCGCTGCAACAGGCGCAGTAAGCGCCTGAGGCGTGGGTGTGGGTTGTTCCTGAGGTGCGGGAGCAGTTGCCTGGGGCACAGGAGCGGCTGCCTGAGGCGCGGGAGCAGCTGCTTCGGGCGCGGCCGCTGCCTGGACCGCAGGAACGGCTGCCTGGGGCACCGGAGCAGCTGGCTGGCGTGCCGGAGCGACTGCCT
The DNA window shown above is from Paraburkholderia sp. PGU19 and carries:
- a CDS encoding sterol desaturase family protein → MSKEASISALSQCAVILSPVLVSLGLLALSLLLALWGERIAVRYLGEARPSAPSHAQFNIRYSLVSNAVVSMIQPMVAGISLTMTRTLGEGRIAFPAGPIGWCLAFVSALLISDLIEYLFHRAQHRFPLLWKMHELHHSAEHFDVTVTYRNFWIEPLIKSACLYPLVGVLLKVPPSVGVAVAIVFALNNNLVHMNVRFAPARYPWALNNPQVHRLHHSRDPADYDRNFGAMFLIWDHMFGTFRQPAQDRFPDVGLDSGEAPRKLFHALLWPWCRGQQRA
- a CDS encoding isoprenylcysteine carboxylmethyltransferase family protein, translated to MDALFEVLARACAATMLGLFSYAAIIHWLAEPGRITLLLLVVAECFTVGLSLFSRVPVRRDWTPFAYISSMGATYYFLAIRLGSGVQILPEWVGAALQVAGICWQIYAKASLRRSFGILPANRGVVSTGAYRFVRHPMYLGYFIADIGFLLSNFGIQNVLVYGGQFVLQACRIVREERLLSSDTLYRTYKSKVQYRVLPGLF
- a CDS encoding MarR family winged helix-turn-helix transcriptional regulator gives rise to the protein MKPASIERVDLVRLRFILGIKLSAFNQFVADQLGLNVTDLECLEVAYSDEVQPVTPGRLSKLTGLSPGSITSSLKNLEKAGLITREPDPTDGRRILLRFVPGGRAAITACFEPVNRHLAEFDGTLGYDELKSIRRYFCGVLKIIDDHLKGDQSV
- a CDS encoding type II secretion system F family protein, with the protein product MPAMKTEQLLLLAAVFAIVALVSLGVMALLMPNSINRRLGKLTNNEQPTAQGTNSDEAQWVKKIAEASKPIAKLSIPKEGWESSALRMKFMHAGWRSESAPGAYFAAKTVLVMGLPLILLVTVGPYLSNEKSKLLLFLLLVVAGIGYYLPNFVLTRRVRQRKQSIFEDFPDALDLLTVCVEAGLGLDAALMKVADEMHVKSQTLSDELQLVLLELRSGWSKETALKNLAMRTGVEEVEVLVAMLIQAERFGTSMADSLRVHSESLRLKRRLKAEEAAGKIALKLLFPLMFCIFPTLMLVLLGPAFIQVLRVLLPTLAGHPDGSVSQ
- a CDS encoding type II secretion system F family protein codes for the protein MNFLFYGFVILVFFSIVLLIEAGYLWWNSRHSSEAKRVESRIRMMSAGGNGNDPAMSILKQRELSGSPLLTRMLLWVPRIQMVDRWLVQSGLNWSMGKFVAYTVVPPLMVCAIGFVVYVPPLVLVAVMLIAGMIAPFKVNRAKKKRLKAIEEQLPEAADMIGRSLKAGHSFSSALGMVGDEMPEPIGSEFRTTFDQINFGVSLNDALGGLANRIPVSDLRYFVVAILIQRESGGNLAEILGNISQIIRARLALLGKVRVLSAEGRLSAWVLGCLPFVVAFLISILNPGFLRVLYTDPTGIKLIGGAFVMMVLGVVWMRKIIRIHV
- a CDS encoding CpaF family protein — protein: MDNVMSLREQFSQHADAPAQDRALQRTKMAQKAYQELKRNVHQAIIDRVELEKLQRLSNDQIQYELAQLVERIVEEDNIPINEVERRHLIRDVRDEMLGFGPLELLLADPTVSDILVNTYSQIYVERRGKLELTDVTFYDDAHLMKVIEKIVSRVGRRVDESNPMVDARLPDGSRMNAIIPPSAIDGPLMSIRRFAVNPLSVKDLIEYQSVTPPMIHVLEALSAAKVNVLISGGTGSGKTTMLNLLSGFIPSDERIVTIEDAAELQLRQEHVLRLETRPPNIEGKGEITQRSLVRNALRMRPDRIILGEVRGAEALDMLQAMNTGHEGSLATIHANTPRDALTRLENMIGMAGLNLPQKSARHQISSAIGVIVQAARLTDGRRKITSISEITGMEGDIINMQEIFAFRRSGVDKDGKVCGHFCATGVRPKFSERLQAFGVAVPDSLYDPSRQFPV
- a CDS encoding AAA family ATPase, which codes for MIDILTISSDPAHANAIARVVEAGDSHHRVRISTAGLLDLCTNKGALDGVDMLIFDGAQPTQQDFDALHAIATEHPDLTCMLLTPSPSADLLIRAMRAGVRDVQPWPADPDGLRHAVDRIARKTNSARRDGRVISFVSCKGGSGTSFLAANLAFAASTAGKRSLLIDLNPQFGEAAFLVSEITPPATLADVSTQIDRLDPAFLEACLTRVSDAFDVLAGAPDPARAKEIKPEHLQRILNLARPQYDLVIFDVGQSLSNVSIVALDQSEYIFPVLQLSLPYLRAGRRLLEIFRSLDYRGDKVRVLVNRYEKKGPVGLQELEKALGLRVASVIPEDKASVSASINQGVPILRLAQSSGVAKGLSELVHSLSPPPANSRSSSGILQKFFSRPALSRA
- a CDS encoding TadE/TadG family type IV pilus assembly protein, encoding MNKTAILRLPGARRQKGVAALEFALVSTVFFTLLIGVMEMGRVLFYWNTAAEATRMGARVAVVCDINASQTTGNPVIKDMRKLLPILKPANVTVTYLPSGCDATSCTSVTVAITNVSVNTMVPFVPFDLMMPPFSTTLPRESLSSVGGTNPTCL
- a CDS encoding TadE/TadG family type IV pilus assembly protein produces the protein MRYHRRSLRRMRGAVAVEFGLVAIPLITLLLGIAEFGHAFYEYNTMVKSVRDATRLLSAYDPTDTTNYPLAQAQCLAVYGTTGCTGTPLVTGLTTNMVVVCDQVNTTGCSGQYKNVQTNPAAETINLIEVSIQGYQYNQITGFFNLGNMVFGDISCVMRQVL
- a CDS encoding pilus assembly protein TadG-related protein, with the protein product MHRVNHSGMRGAARRGERGIVAIIVALTLAVLIGFAGLALDLGKLYIAKSELSNAADACALAAARDLTKAVSLDAPEAAGLTVGSTNRVLLQSENVASANIDVTFSKQFAGSYLNKSAYALSDVPKIGFVRCTVRRAGISNWFMRVVNATLGQSAVAATAVASTTQSQTTCALPVGVCQPPAGSPYAIGQWLPSKIGSDSNQQLSGNFMWVAYPIDPSDPNSGFQNTPDMKALLTGSGQCSLPTLGTNVGHTGNIQSIDGAWNTRFGIYQNPFKVPPDTPTGVPDFTGYSYVPTKDAKGNQVPGSNVFPDFRDNQRPGRNAYQGTNLVLNKYKTGGYDNGSDRRLALVPVVDCGALQGGTQKSAIKSWACVLMLHPMEKNISSYLSGTIWLEYRGDASAPDSPCATQGIPGSTSAGIGPMVPVLVQ